The Plasmodium gaboni strain SY75 chromosome 9, whole genome shotgun sequence DNA segment aacttatatatacaaatatataatataatatataagatGTATGATCATGAAAATACATAAGGCATCTTATCTAATAatcttattatattcatttatttcatacatgtgtatatacataaagatatatataaataaacataaattatatagttgcacattttaaaagatcaacgtaaaatatatataaaaagaaaaaaaatatttaaaaagtaattaaaaaaaaaattaaaaaaaaataccATATTATAAGTTTTATATGcaatttaaaaataaggaataaagaaaaaaaaaaaaaaaaaaaaaaaaaaaaaaaaaaaaaaaaaaaaaaaaaaaaaaaaaaaaaaaaaaaaaaaaataaatatatatatatatatatattaatttatatatattatttattttttttttttttttttttttttttttttttttttttttttttttttttttttttttttttttttttttttttttttttttttttttttttNNNNNNNNNNNNNNNNNNNNNNNNNNNNNNNNNNNNNNNNNNNNNNNNNNNNNNNNNNNNNNNNNNNNNNNNNNNNNNNNNNNNNNNNNNNNNNNNNNNNNNNNNNNNNNNNNNNNNNNNNNNNNNNNNNNNNNNNNNNNNNNNNNNNNNNNNNNNNNNNNNNNNNNNNNNNNNNNNNNNNNNNNNNNNNNNNNNNNNNNNNNNNNNNNNNNNNNNNNNNNNNNNNNNNNNNNNNNNNNNNNNNNNNNNNNNNNNNNNNNNNNNNNNNNNNNNNNNNNNNNNNNNNNNNNNNNNNNNNNNaataaattttataaaaaaaaaaaaaaaaaaaaaaaaaaaaaaaaaaaaaaaaaaaaaaaaaaaaaaaaaaaaaaaaaaaaaaaaaaaaaaaaaaaaaaaaaaaaaaaaaaaaaaaaaaaaaaaaaaaaaaaaaaaaaaaaaaaaaaaaaaaaaaaaaaaaaaaaaaaaaaaaaaagaaaaaaaaaaaaaaaaaaaaaaaaaaaaaaaaaaaaaaaaaaaaaaaatatatatatatatatatatatacatataatatattatatatatatatatacatatatatatatatatacatacatttatatatatactatataagtatatatataatatagcATTACACAACTCATGTTATTTAATTGTATactaatatatttttttaaaatttttcatattttcatatattatattatatatatattatatatttatttatttacacatgtatataaatatgaacttatttatatataaatatatatataatatattattttatttttttatgtatttattttttttttttttatcgCATAAATCTTCcaaattatattaatactCATGTAGCATGAATTTgtcatttatatatataacttgttaaatttttttttttttttttttttttttacataatatacataattacatatatttcCAATCAACCaaatagtaatataaaatttatttaatttaaatatatctaacaattgtctttttttttttctttttgttgtttttttatatttttatattcctaatatatttttaattttttttcttttcctatataatatattatatatatatcacatattttagatgtatatatattattttttatttttcatcagtatatatatcataataaacattatttttatatggaaaaatataaagaaaagataaattaaaataaaaaaaatacatatatatgtatatatattttaatatatattatattattttttgattttttttaatcattgtatttttatttatttatatagttcttcttctatataaaataaatagaGCTCAccattatttatacatatttcTAAAAGTAACAGAACTGAAACAGTActacaaaatatataaatttcaCTTTTAGAGAggatttaaaaaaaaaaaaaaaaaaaatattcataataaatttaacaatatatatatatatatatatatttatttatttatattataaaatactagtttataaatttataatactttttaaaagcgtatattatatagagtatatattttttatttttgtttaattagaaaacaaaatatataaaaatgatgcACGTATGTTTTTGATTTGTTTTTCGTTTTGTAGATgttatatgaatattatgacatacacttttattttttattcttttttaattttttcgtaaaaatatatataaatcaatatatatatatatatatatatatatatatattatttacacTCTTTCTGAAAATGTATTCACTTTGGAAGGAAGTAAGTGAtcaaattaaaaagaagGCGGAAGATCTAAATAACAGTATTCaagaattaaatataaataatacttctttaaaaaataataatgattccaataaaaatgaaaatgtaaatgaaaataatgcCGATCGTAGTTTTAGGGATAGTATACAAGATAAATTaaatcttttaaataataaatatataaataaagacTTTTCAGAATTACAATACtataatgataaatttATGAGTGGATTTAATANNNNNNNNNNNNNNNNNNNNNNNNNNNNNNTAAACCTACCAGATccatatataaataaacaagTCTATGAAAGAATATTGAAATTAAATACTGATAGAAATAAAATCCTACACACAAATATTCttgaaaattataattttaattggaacaaaaaaaaagatcAAAGTGAACAAATTATGAATGAAGAtcataatttaattaatacCAAAAATTTTCTTGTACCTTACTATATGTCCGAAATGCAATTCTGGAAATCctattttttcaatattgatattatttataatgaaaTTGCAGATGatatttttgataataaatttaatatattagatAATTATCCAACaacaaaaattatgaataatGATATTTGTAAAGATCATGTAAAGGATAATACATTTactgaaaaaaaaaatgaacataatgaaaataaaaatagcTACGCAGATGTTAAAAATAGCTACCcaaatgataaaaatagCTACCCagattataaaaatagctacccagaaaataaaaatagctacccagaaaataaaaatagctacctagaaaataaaaatagcTATCCACATAATGATCAAAAAACAAATGAAGTAAATCctaaaaataattataatttaaaaattaaaaatacaatGATTAGTAAACCCAACGATCAAAATAAAGACCATCCCTTTTTAAACGATGAAGAATATTGTTcagaaataaataaacatattaataacGAAGAGAAgcattttataaataaagaaaaggAATATAATTCTTGTGCAGTATTAAAGGATGTGTCCATTAAAAATAAggatgaaaatattaaaaatgactttataacaaatgaaaatgtTGAAGATGAAAAGAATAACAATAACTTATATGACAGCAATTCAATAACATCATATGAAGATgtttatatgaaaaagacaaatataaatggaataaaaatatatatggataatgatatatatatggacTTAAGTGAAAAATCTAATAACTTTAAAAACATTGTGAATAACACTAAAAAAacatatgataaaaataataatgatgataataaaattaattatgataactatgttaataatacagatgatatattttttttttcaaataatgGGGAAAAATctgaaaataaattaaatgaagcaagtaaatatacaaatattaaagaagacaatgaacaaaatatatgtCCATCAGATAgcaatatatatttaaaagatatgtctaacataaaaataaaaaataatgattttcaaaaaatttCTGAATTTAATACAAAATTTCTGGATGAAATAAGTGAGGCAAATAGAAGTGTAAATGAATTAGAGGAACCGAAAAGTGATTATTTTGATTCttcaaatataaataaagaatttaatgatataaaagattcaaaaatgatatatactaaaaatgacataattaataaaaatataaatccTTTAGACGTACAAAATCTTATTAATATAAGTGAATCAATTgaagaaaacaaaaatgaaaaaaatgaacaaaaatatgaacaaatCATTAACGAAGTGAAGGACCAAAAGGAAGATTCAAATAGTGATAATATACTACctaataaaaataatatatatatagatcataatattaatgttGAAATTGATACTAAGAGAGAAGAAGAATTCTTTGTTTCTgatcatttaaaaaatgattcTGATGATATTGTAAAAAAAgatgatataaatttaGACGTATTAAATTTGGTAGATAATATGGAATTTGATAtagatgaaaataaatttaacAAAGAGGAATTGGAGCAATTTGAAAAGGATATTTTAAACATGTGAAATgctatattatttttcataaatataattgtatatataaacatatatatatatatatatatatatatatatatatatatatatataatatatgtgtaaATCTTTgtctattttttttttttttttatttttttaaacttacatttattatatttttatttttttgtgtttttataattattaatacatatgaGTATATACTATAcatttatacatatatataatattcatttgaattttcttatatatttttctttattttttaatataatgttttatttttttaagatgtatgtattaattcttatatatttcttaagaacttattcatatatatatatataaattaaatattattagttattatgttatttaaataattatttttaaaagatgaattatttttcttttttaaatattacaaatatgttaaactaaacaaatatatatatagaatgatatataacaaatgataaaaatataaaaaaaaaaaaaattaaaaaatgaaaatgcatataaacatatatatatatatatatatatataggtgagtaaaaatatgttttatatatgttaatgTTACACGAATGAATTttcctttattttatttgatattatatgttcaaatatatatttatatattcctttaCTAGGATTATAAGAGATGAAcattcataatatatatataaaattaacTATGTGTTAATTCGAATGCATAGAAATATacttataattatataaaatataactaaaaaaaaaaaaaaaaaaatgtatatattttgaaaaaagaagcacatatatatatatatatatatatatatatatatatgtgtatatattgTTGTATTATTTGATGAAAGGACGACCATACCATTTAGTCTTAATAAAATcgaagaaaaaatgaaacCTCGATTTCCAGGATAACaataattgtatatatacaGCTTTCCAAAAAGTGGAAGAGAATCTTCCTCCTTTTAATTCATAATAAGGTAAATCTGCAACAACTTGATGATTACCTATATATGCTAATGATCCTTTCCATTTTTCTATAAAAGATGgaatattaaatttttgattagtatttaaaaaattattaaatatattcgATAGATAATAAGCTTCTTGTTTAGCATTTTGTGCTGTAGGTGTAGGTgatttataatttttatcgatttgatataaataatcatGAAATTGTTGAGGAGTCATTTCTccttttttgtttttttcaTAATCCCATTTTGATACACTTAATTGAGGAAATGTTTTGGTTAGTTCAGaatgttttaattttagGGCCTCAGAAGTTAATTTATTACCtgttaatattttgataatttCATTTGTATGTTCATGTAATAATTTTGgttgtatttttttacagTCACCTATAgcataaatattattagatGGTATACCAATAACTCTTAATTTTTCATCTACATTTAAAATTGGATTATTTACTTGTTGAggtattttttttaagaaattttttataagacTTGTTTGTGCTAAGCCACTAGCCCAAATAAGAAGACCATATGaaagtttttttttttcatttttattaacacttgattgtatataaaaattatgtttATCTACATCtattacataataatttgttaatacattaatatttaGATTATGAAAATTGTTTTTTGTAAAATCTGAAATATTTTGTGTAAATGTTGgtaataaattatttccTCCTTCTATAATACTAAttgatataaaattaaaaatctctttataatttattttaactTCTCTATTAATAAAATCAGCAAATTCTGCTGTAACTTCAACACCTGTAGGACCACCACCTACAACAGCTACATGTAacatattctttttttcttcatttgATATATTTGGTAGTGTACACTTTTCCAGATTATCTAAAAACTTTCTTCTAATTTTTAAAGCATCATCAATATCTTTCACAAAATATGCATATTTATCTACAccattaatattaaatgtatttGTTTTTGCACCTACAGctataattaaataatcataaaataatttcactttattattttcaacATCTATacaattaatatatttatcttcATAAAAAACATCAGTACATTCTAATTGCAAATAATTCCCAGTGTAcccatttttttttcttaaaaaattaCGAATACTTTCTGTGCAAACATTTACACTTAATGTTCCACTGCATAAACATGGTAATAAAGGAGTAAACGTAAAATAATTACGAGGAGATATTAACGTTACGTCATATTTCTTAAAAtctatatttaataaaaaattaaaaccACCCCATCCTGAACCtaaaataataatcttttcttttctttctACATCTctattcttttttaaattatttccttcattatatattttacgTATATTTGATATACTTCTAAATATGTTAGTTTGTCCACATTTCCTGAACCTTACtaacattatatattaaaaaaaataataaaatgaaataaaaataaaggaaattataaaataaaatgacataatataatataacatgATATAACATgatatgatataatatgatataatatgatataataataaaagtaaaaatagTTTATTTTCAAATTAAATGGGTAACATACACAAATTAGTATATCACATATGATcaattataaatacataaatattaatacatatatatatatatatatatatatttatatttatatattttgtgtGTGTGTGTATTTTGGTAAGtatttatatgtacatatttatattttattttttttcaattttcattctttaattatatatattcgaataatataaaataatgcatacatatttaaaaaattacaaaattatatatttcatatatattctcattaacaacaaaaaaaggaaatggaaaattatatatatatataatatatatatatatatattatgtacacatcgaaatatatattaatatgattacattaaaaaaaataacatattcaaatatttttggattaattttataaaaacaaaacatattttaaaaactaacaaataaaataatcatacaatatttttcattaattagaaaaaaaaaaaaaaaaaaattttatatatatatatatatatatataaatatatataatattaatttcCCCATTACatggaaaaaaattattttacTGTATTTgttcaatatatattcatattaaaataaaagaaaaaaaattcaaaatataaaaatataacaatttatataaaaaaacaaaattttttttatgtaaaattattcaaattttatttattttaatttttctttttcttttcatttttgtccctataaaaatatgtatatatgtaatacTTTATAGATGTATAGTTAATATGTAGTTTTTTTATGTATGCTTTATTcttaattatttttttctttaataaGTTAAACAgaaaacatataaatatgatatatgtaacaatattatatgtactATATATAAGATGATACAAATTATGttaagaatattttttaatatatttatcatacttttattttgttttcaTCAATActataaatatgtatatattatatatatatgtatacatattagttttcctttctttttttatttttttttattatattttttattttatgaagAATCACAAatcatatgtatatatttatatatatatttttaatatgatacgataaaaaaaaatacacatatataataacattaGTTGATAAAAGTGTTGTTTATAAAGTTCagatattttatattatctcttgtattatttatatattttgagACAATAACAAATTATGCTTATAATtgttataattaaaaaaatgataagcataagttcttttttttgtactataattttttttaaaagtattaataaaaaaaaaaaaaaaattataaaataataagataatataaaagaatatataacaattaaaaaatatgaaaaattatattatgataaaaagattgaaataataataataaaaaaaaaaaaaaaaaattttaattcataaggattatttttttattttttaaaaaacatgtctacttttttttatttattaaaataatatttgtatttatatgtatatgcataaatatataataggtgcaaaatttattcttttttttttttatcccgaacttatttatattagGAAATGCTacattttgtttatatcttaatcttttcattcttttgtagtttaaaaataaaaatattccatcatcaaatatatatatagacaaccctctttttaaaaattttttaaacatatacatatatatatatattattcataaatTATGACAATATACTGATGatgtataaaatttatcatattttatattttctatatattttctttttcttttttttttattttgttattaatCCTTTGGTCTAAATTCTAAGGCTTGCTTTTTAACTTTCTTCTCATAAGAATCTCTGTCTTGTTGATATAAAAGGAAAGGCTCCGCCTGAGCAGGCGAATTAGGGTTAGGGTTATCCAACAAATCCtatgaaaataaagaattacataaatataaataaatatataaatatatatatatacatatatatatatatatatatatatatatatatatatttaaacCCACTTGTATTCCTAAAAGTATTTGTTTTATCGTTATGGACGGTTTCCAATCTTCATCTTCGTTGAGAATGGATAAACAAACAGTACCTACacacaaaaaataaacaaattaatacatacataaataaatatatatatatatatttttgtttatttatttattatatttttgataatattacaaatatatgctttaatttttattaccTGACGGATAAATATTCGGATGAAATAAGACTGTAGTAAATTTACATTTTGGGGGTTTACTAGGATAGTCTTCTGTAAATTCCATAGTTAAAGGATATTCACCACCTTCCCATAAACCTCCctataaataataataaaatatatatatatatatatatatatatatatatatatatatatatatatacatatatatacatatgtacCTTTTTTCCTGGTATTTTACAAATCCATTTCATTATATCTAAACCCTTGCCATCACTCATGGGACTATATTTTGCTGAGAATCCGGCAGGGTGATCTTTTCTCCACTCAGCCCTTTCTTGTGCTAACCTTTTCTTAGCAATAgacatttttaaatataaacaaaaaaaaattaaatcaaatatatcaatatatatcaatatatatatatatatatatatatatattattcttctttgtgatatattttatttcttaattGATATTTAGGTGTGTATCACActattaaatatatatatctcttatttcatttaaaaaaaaaaaaaaaaaattagtTACAACtcttcttttttcttttacaAAGGgtacataatttttaatttcatgAATCAAAATTTTGCGtgcatatttttattagtatattaaataaatatatttatatatattatattattcttatatatttacaaaaaaataaaataaaataataataaattataaataaatgataagAAAGAAAGCAGTAATTTAttaagaagaaaaaaaagcCTTACgaatttataaatatataaagcttttaaaacattattatattaaaa contains these protein-coding regions:
- a CDS encoding putative BSD-domain protein — its product is MYSLWKEVSDQIKKKAEDLNNSIQELNINNTSLKNNNDSNKNENVNENNADRSFRDSIQDKLNLLNNKYINKDFSELQYYNDKFMSGFNXXXXXXXXXXXNLPDPYINKQVYERILKLNTDRNKILHTNILENYNFNWNKKKDQSEQIMNEDHNLINTKNFLVPYYMSEMQFWKSYFFNIDIIYNEIADDIFDNKFNILDNYPTTKIMNNDICKDHVKDNTFTEKKNEHNENKNSYADVKNSYPNDKNSYPDYKNSYPENKNSYPENKNSYLENKNSYPHNDQKTNEVNPKNNYNLKIKNTMISKPNDQNKDHPFLNDEEYCSEINKHINNEEKHFINKEKEYNSCAVLKDVSIKNKDENIKNDFITNENVEDEKNNNNLYDSNSITSYEDVYMKKTNINGIKIYMDNDIYMDLSEKSNNFKNIVNNTKKTYDKNNNDDNKINYDNYVNNTDDIFFFSNNGEKSENKLNEASKYTNIKEDNEQNICPSDSNIYLKDMSNIKIKNNDFQKISEFNTKFLDEISEANRSVNELEEPKSDYFDSSNINKEFNDIKDSKMIYTKNDIINKNINPLDVQNLINISESIEENKNEKNEQKYEQIINEVKDQKEDSNSDNILPNKNNIYIDHNINVEIDTKREEEFFVSDHLKNDSDDIVKKDDINLDVLNLVDNMEFDIDENKFNKEELEQFEKDILNM
- a CDS encoding type II NADH:ubiquinone oxidoreductase translates to MLVRFRKCGQTNIFRSISNIRKIYNEGNNLKKNRDVERKEKIIILGSGWGGFNFLLNIDFKKYDVTLISPRNYFTFTPLLPCLCSGTLSVNVCTESIRNFLRKKNGYTGNYLQLECTDVFYEDKYINCIDVENNKVKLFYDYLIIAVGAKTNTFNINGVDKYAYFVKDIDDALKIRRKFLDNLEKCTLPNISNEEKKNMLHVAVVGGGPTGVEVTAEFADFINREVKINYKEIFNFISISIIEGGNNLLPTFTQNISDFTKNNFHNLNINVLTNYYVIDVDKHNFYIQSSVNKNEKKKLSYGLLIWASGLAQTSLIKNFLKKIPQQVNNPILNVDEKLRVIGIPSNNIYAIGDCKKIQPKLLHEHTNEIIKILTGNKLTSEALKLKHSELTKTFPQLSVSKWDYEKNKKGEMTPQQFHDYLYQIDKNYKSPTPTAQNAKQEAYYLSNIFNNFLNTNQKFNIPSFIEKWKGSLAYIGNHQVVADLPYYELKGGRFSSTFWKAVYIQLLLSWKSRFHFFFDFIKTKWYGRPFIK
- a CDS encoding SUMO-conjugating enzyme UBC9 — encoded protein: MSIAKKRLAQERAEWRKDHPAGFSAKYSPMSDGKGLDIMKWICKIPGKKGGLWEGGEYPLTMEFTEDYPSKPPKCKFTTVLFHPNIYPSGTVCLSILNEDEDWKPSITIKQILLGIQDLLDNPNPNSPAQAEPFLLYQQDRDSYEKKVKKQALEFRPKD